A single region of the Fusarium keratoplasticum isolate Fu6.1 chromosome 7, whole genome shotgun sequence genome encodes:
- a CDS encoding Amb-all domain-containing protein, which translates to MKFGLFVSAFTALLTSTAAQKVSGAAEGFAQGVTGGGSATPVTPRNIQELVTYLTDKSPRVIVLDRTYDFTGSEGTVRATGCAPWGTGKGCQLAINTANFCGTWPAAQVTYDKAGTAGINVASDKTIIGVGNKGIIKGKGLRFANVKNVIVQNIHVTTLNPQYVWGGDAFIFNAASKIWIDHCTTSLLGRQHYVFGRDKSTGITLSNNFIDGRTSWSAGCTGYHYWTFEMVGQGDQITLQNNYIIHTAGRGPALSATTFLHAVNNVWSDIKGHAIEGDTAGKGLFEGNVFLNVQQVVTPDFKGQLNSCPDTAAAEATKPYLGRVCQGNIFSGSGAFNRKDTGFLSEFKGLPIARATQAKTAQAKVPQNAGFGKI; encoded by the exons ATGAAGTTCGGTCTTTTCGTTAGTGCGTTTACCGCACTTCTGACCTCCACTGCTGCACAGAAGGTCTCTGGTGCAGCTGAAGGTTTTGCTCAAGGTGTTACTGGAGGCGGCTCAGCAACGCCCGTCACCCCGAGGAACATCCAGGAGCTTGTCACTTACTTGACCGACAAGTCGCCTCGTGTCATCGTTCTCGACAGGACTTACGACTTCACTGGCTCCGAGGGTACGGTGCGTGCGACGGGTTGCGCTCCATGGGGAACCGGAAAGGGCTGTCAACTGGCCATCAACACCGCCAACTTTTGTGGCACTTGGCCTGCCGCCCAGGTTACCTACGACAAGGCTGGGACAGCTGGTATCAATGTCGCTTCGGACAAGACCATTATTGGAGTTGGTAACAAGGGTATtatcaagggcaagggaCTGCGCTTCGCCAACGTGAAGAACGTTATCGTTCAGAACATCC ATGTGACTACCCTTAACCCGCAATACGTCTGGGGCGGTGATGCATTTATCTTCAATGCCGCCAGCAAGATCTGGATCGATCATTGCACT ACATCGCTTCTCGGACGTCAACACTACGTCTTTGGCCGTGACAAGAGCACCGGTATCACTCTGTCAAACAACTTCATCGACGGCCGCACTTCGTGGTCAGCCGGATGCACTGGTTACCACTATTGGACCTTTGAAATGGTTGGCCAGGGCGATCAAATTACCCTCCAGA ACAACTACATTATCCACACAGCCGGACGTGGACCGGCTCTCTCTGCCACTACCTTCCTCCACGCGGTCAACAACGTCTGGTCTGACATCAAGGGTCATGCCATCGAGGGAGACACAGCTGGCAAGGGTCTGTTTGAGGGCAACGTGTTCCTGAACGTTCAGCAAGTCGTCACGCCCGACTTCAAGGGCCAACTGAACAGCTGCCCCGACACCGCCGCTGCAGAGGCTACCAAGCCGTACCTCGGTCGCGTCTGCCAAGGCAACATCTTCTCTGGTTCAGGTGCCTTCAACCGTAAGGACACTGGATTCTTGTCCGAATTTAAGGGTCTGCCCATTGCTCGGGCCACTCAGGCCAAGACCGCGCAGGCCAAAGTTCCCCAGAACGCTGGCTTTGGAAAGATTTAA
- a CDS encoding Zn(2)-C6 fungal-type domain-containing protein, with the protein MSDDCRRRRVKCDEEHPSCRTCVRRNVHCEYPDNAQRLPSPPTTTPDSHVPLCLARSSSSPSAPTPATTPLFSLANVTTDTFSLVDLRLLHHWITYTSQDICRCPPARHIWQGILPQIGFKHPYVLHALLGLAALHIAYQNPQERKVRWMDAVDHHSRALDGFQKAVGCISEENSEALFVGSLCNVLYVFALSNPLQETLGTVSYSTASSRNDRILGAEWIPMIRGLEAVLRPIQCHLLSGRISSILSLGNWDELDLEKSSSDPADEYICRSRETWKDSNCSEIYETTLQTFRKCRLYSEQFSSMDPKVIDQWVWNRAWSGPLMFIHFAPEAYFTLLQQRQPPALVLFAFFGALFHTLDDYWFLEGWGRSIVEVVHDILGPYWKPWITWPLQAVEME; encoded by the exons ATGTCGGATG ACTGCAGAAGACGTCGAGTCAAG TGTGATGAGGAGCATCCAAGCTGTCGGACATGTGTGCGGAGAAATGTCCACTGCGAGTACCCAGACAATGCCCAACGTCTGCCCAGCCCGCCAACAACTACACCAGACTCCCATGTCCCACTGTGCCTTGCCAGATCTTCGTCTTCACCGTCGGCCCCAACGCCAGCCACCACGCctctcttcagcctcgccaacGTCACCACTGACACATTCTCGTTGGTCGACTTGCGTCTGCTTCATCACTGGATTACATATACAAGCCAAGACATTTGCAGGTGTCCTCCAGCTCGACACATCTGGCAAGGCATACTTCCCCAGATCGGATTCAAACATCCATATGTGTTGCACGCCTTGCTGGGTCTTGCGGCTTTGCATATTGCCTATCAAAACCCGCAGGAGAGAAAGGtcagatggatggatgcagtTGACCACCATAGCAGAGCGCTAGATGGCTTCCAGAAAGCCGTTGGGTGCATCAGCGAAGAGAACAGTGAAGCACTGTTTGTGGGATCACTATGCAACGTCTTGTACGTCTTCGCCCTGTCGAATCCGCTCCAGGAGACTCTAGGCACCGTCTCTTACTCGACAGCGTCATCACGGAACGACAGGATACTCGGGGCTGAGTGGATTCCCATGATCCGTGGTTTGGAAGCAGTACTTCGGCCCATCCAATGCCATTTGCTATCTGGCAGGATAAGCTccatcctcagcctcggcaaTTGGGATGAGCTAGATCTTGAAAAGAGCAGCTCTGACCCAGCTGATGAGTACATTTGCAGAAGCCGGGAGACCTGGAAGGACTCCAACTGTTCCGAGATCTATGAAACTACTCTCCAAACTTTCCGAAAATGCCGGTTGTACTCGGAGCAGTTCTCTTCCATGGATCCAAAGGTTATTGACCAGTGGGTATGGAACAGAGCGTGGTCAGGACCACTCATGTTCATTCACTTTGCGCCTGAGGCATACTTTACGCTTCTTCAACAGAGGCAACCACCTGCTTTGGTTCTGTTTGCTTTCTTTGGCGCTCTTTTTCACACACTGGATGACTATTGGTTCTTGGAGGGATGGGGAAGGTCAATTGTTGAGGTGGTGCACGATATCCTTGGTCCGTATTGGAAGCCTTGGATTACTTGGCCCCTGCAAGCAGTTGAAATGGAATGA